Below is a window of Ahaetulla prasina isolate Xishuangbanna chromosome 1, ASM2864084v1, whole genome shotgun sequence DNA.
ttcaaaaagtgacttataaccattcctcATACTtaaatgtctctggagattctcagtcacccgggtcatggttgtcccaaaggggctttttcaggaggcaactggactttctggtttttctttgaagacgtttcccttctcatccaagaagcttctttatctCTATTCCTCATACTTATGACTCCGGTATGCTGCAACCGctgtaaatacataccagttgccatgtgcccaaattttgaagcttcttggatgagaagtgaaacatcttcaaagaaaaaccagaaagtgctGATGCCTCTTGAAATGTTGCAGTAGTCTCCgagatcatgtgatccaaatttgggcaCATGACAACTAACATGTATTTAcagtggttgcagcatcccggaatcatgtgattgctatttacTATCTTCCCCTCTGACTTCCGAAAAGCAAGctcaatggagaagctggatttgcttaatgttcACACGATTCACTTACTttcagcgattcacttagcaatcatgATAAAAAAAGGCCACAAAATtgggtgtttcacttaacaactgctttgcttagcaactgaaattctggcctcaattgtggtcatcacTTGAGGACTacttggaccaggggtctccaaccttggcaactttaagacttgtggatgggctgtgatagctcaggctgttagaagcctgttattagaacacagcagcctgcaattactgcaggttaaagcccggcccgaggttgactcagccttccatcctttataaggtaggtaaaatgaggacccagattgttgggggggcaataagttgactttgtaaatatacaaatagaatgagactattgccttatacactgtaagccgccttgagtcttcggagaagggcgggatataaatgtaaataaaaaaacaaaacaaaaaaaaaacaacaaactcccagctggctgaggaattctgggagttgaagtccacaagtcttaaagttgccaaggttggagacccctgacttggaCTTGACAACAAATATTTCACCTTGATACTCCATTTGTTGGTAAGAATTGGGGGTGAAGGGCAGTTTCTGTAGTCTTTACAGAAGTAGCTATGAGAGctctaggcaggaaaaaaaaagtaatgtgcATAAAATTGTGTGTTTCCTGTGTCTATTATGTGTTAGGCTGCTAtgtgcaaaattattttttaagtgcCCTTTCTCTGTAGTTGTCTTCTCATGAAGTCAAACAGGTATAGCCACTTGACTATTCAATTATTAGTTGAGCacgatctctctctatatatatatagttttgtaGCCTGCTTTTTACCCAAGCATTTTACAACATATCCCAACCTTTCTTAGCTTGTTGGTCAAGCCTGCTTGGTACAGTATTTCCCCAGATTTTGGAAGTTAACAGAAGGTTAATCTCTTGCAACAGACTGATATAAACCTATATTCCTTGCGGGTTACTAGTCAAGAATTGATGGATAGGGGGCATGTATACCCCAACGCACTTAGCTCGTACTTCGCAACCTCCAAGGAGTAGGTGAATTCAAGGGATTTGGAAAACCGAAATTCTTTTCATGCTACCTTTCACTGGGCATTCTAAAGAGAAACCAAAATTGTCAAGTTCATTGATTGTTGAGCTGTGTCACTTGCTTAAGCAGCAGCATTTTGTTCCTTTTGTGAAAAAAGGCATAGACCATTTGACATTTACAAATTCAGCCACCCGAATAGATGAACCCAGTCTTTATTCCATTCCTGATCAGAACAAAAACCCTggtctctttctatctctgtctgattggaatattttgctCCCTAACAAGATTTTGAACCTCATTACTTTATAGTCTCCTTTCCCACTGCCAACTAAAGGGGTGTTTTATTATGGGGTATGACTCTGTCCTCTGTTTTTAGCTATGCTTTTTGACCTCCATAATGCTTTAATATCTTTTAAACAAATGTTCTAGTTTCACAGTCATAGAGTTAAACTATTTCCCAGCTCTTGTTCTAGTGAGAAATCAATTTAATCTGAAGGTGGAATGAAATTGTTTGGTTTGGATAGAGAGCAGGGAGGTCAACTTACTGAGTTCATTCAACATGATTAACTTAATTAACTTTtcatttggctttttttaaaaaagggaggtgCATTGCAGGAAGAAGTGATTAATTTCAAGCTTAAAAATCAATGTTTCTTAAAGATGGGAGATCAGTGTAACTCAATGAAGTGGGCTGAgaggaaattaaataataatatttagttAAGCTTATTTTTCCCCCACTTGCTTTTTGACCTGGTTCTTAAACAGCTACTGAAAGAAAGCAAAATTGTTTGTGAAATATGTGCTATCATAAATGCATGAGGAAACTTGTGCAGCAAATCCTTGTTGGTTCTGTCAGTGGTGCAGTTATCTCACCTGTTGTTTTGGTAATATGATAGGTCAGATGTCCCTGTTGCAATGGATTAACTGGCTTTTTCACTGTACAACACGACACATGTCCCTGACTATTACTATTGAAACATTACACAGTTTCCAAAGGCAATGCATGGTACAGCGTTTGTTGTTTTCCTGGCATTTTTATGATATCTGGTTGTGCGGTTTCAATTTATGTTTCCAAGAGGAGCGCCTAATAGATAGAGTGGCAGTTGCTGAGTATACAGTTGCTGTTAAAAATATCCACTTAAACTTCAGGATATGCTCTAAAAGATAACAGAAAATTATAAACAAAACTCTACAGGAATACAAGTTCCTTAGCAACATGCGCAGCTTTATAATTCACTAGGTTAACCATCAAATTCAGcttgttttatttcttctttttgaacCAATTTTGCAAAGGTTTTAATACACTTAATACACTTGCTAAGATGTATTTAGCCTgtctttttccattcctttttttgtATATTTAAAGTGAGATGGCAGCCACCAGTTTTCTAAATGAAGATCAATCATCTCTGGCTTTTAGTTGTAACTGAGCAAGACATCTGTGTAGAATTCTTACAGTTCATTAAATGGACCCAGATATGAAGCATCCAGATTGCACTCTTTCTATTTCCTCAAATGGGATTTAGAATTTGCTGATGAATTCCTGCCAGCTCCACAAATAGAAAGCAAAAGAAGATCACAAGACAGACTAAGTTgtgaccaattcatttttattaattgcatttagcTGACTGCACAACCTCCCCACAAGCCTGCCATATTAAAAGATCAATCAAAGCTACAAAAAAATTGTAGTAGACACTTCCACTTATTTTTGGCACACTTGCACTAATAAAGcagattatttgcatttcttcagggaagaaaaggagaggtaAAGAAAAATGTACCCCTCTGCCTCAGTTAGCACcataattcaaaatatttatttgcttaGGCTAAAGGGAAAAATTGGGCACAATGAGCCCAAGtggaatcatttttaaaaaatcacatatgCAATGCTTTACCCAAAGTTTCAGATTTACTATCAGAATAACTGTCATATTGCAGTACTTTAAAATGGACAACAAATTGAAGGTCTAGAATTTAGATTAAAGGTAGCCAAGATGGTGGCCATTTTTAGATCACATAATATTGTGAGTCTGAAATTTGAGTAACATGTGAGGAATGACACTGTGTGAACTCTTGTTACCTAAGATTTTTCCTTCAGCATGACATAGAAACAGCTTTAGTGTTTTGTTTCACTTTGTTTTTGTTAAGGTGGCTACGTGTCAGAAGAAAGTCCTCCTTTGGGGAATGTTCTTCATCTGATGCGTCCTCACCAATGCCAATTCCAAACAGATGGAAAGAACAGACCTTAGCACCAGGAGCTGTGATGGTGCTGaaggcagtatttcaggctaattcagctcactgccaggagttcgatcctcaccggctcaagattgactcagccttccatccttctgaggttggtaaaatgaggacccagattgttgggggcaagttgactttgtaaatatacaaatagaatgagactattgccttatacactgtaagtctgagtcttcggagaagggcgggatataaatgtaaataaaaaaacaaaaaaaaacaacaaactcccagctggctgaggaattctgggagttgaagtccacaagtcttaaagttgccaaggttggagacccctgacttggaCTTGACAACAAATATTTCACCTTGATACTCCATTTGTTGGTAAGAATTGGGGGTGAAGGGCAGTTTCTGTAGTCTTTACAGAAGTAGCTATGAGAGctctaggcaggaaaaaaaaagtaatgtgcATAAAATTGTGTGTTTCCTGTGTCTATTATGTGTTAGGCTGCTAtgtgcaaaattattttttaagtgcCCTTTCTCTGTAGTTGTCTTCTCATGAAGTCAAACAGGTATAGCCACTTGACTATTCAATTATTAGTTGAGCAcgatctctctctctatatatatagttTTGTAGCCTGCTTTTTACCCAAGCATTTTACAACATATCCCAACCTTTCTTAGCTTGTTGGTCAAGCCTGCTTGGTACAGTATTTCCCCAGATTTTGGAAGTTAACAGAAGGTTAATCTCTTGCAACAGACTGATATAAACCTATATTCCTTGTGGGTTACTAGTCAAGAATTGATGGATAGGGGGCATGTATACCCCAACGCACTTAGCTCGTACTTCGCAACCTCCAAGGAGTAGGTGAATTCAAGGGATTTGGAAAACCGAAATTCTTTTCATGCTACCTTTCACTGGGCATTCTAAAGAGAAACCAAAATTGTCAAGTTCATTGATTGTTGAGCTGTGTCACTTGCTTAAGCAGCAGCATTTTGTTCCTTTTGTGAAAAAAGGCATAGACCATTTGACATTTACAAATTCAGCCACCCAAATAGATGAACCCAGTCTTTATTCCATTCCTGATCAGAACAAAAACCCTggtctctttctatctctgtctgattggaatattttgctCCCTAACAAGTTTTTGAACCTCATTACTTTATAGTCTCCTTTCCCACTGCCAACTAAAGGGGTGTTTTATTATGGGGTATGACTCTGTCCTCTGTTTTTAGCTATGCTTTTTGACCTCCATAATGCTTTAATATCTTTTAAGCAAATGTTCTAGTTTCACAGTCATAGAGTTAAACTATTTCCCAGCTCTTGTTCTAGTGAGAAATCAATTTAATCTGAAGGTGGAATGAAATTGTTTGGTTTGGATAGAGAGCAGGGAGGTCAACTTACTGAGTTCATTCAACATGATTAACTTAATTAACTTTtcatttggctttttttaaaaaagggaggtgCATTGCAGGAAGAAGTGATTAATTTCAAGCTTAAAAATCAATGTTTCTTAAAGATGGGAGATCAGTGTAACTCAATGAAGTGGGCTGAgaggaaattaaataataatatttagttaagcttattttttccccacttgcttTTTGACCTGGTACTTAAACAGCTACTGAAAGAAAGCAAAATTGTTTGTGAAATGTTCTTCATCTGATGCGTCCTCACCAATGCCAATTCCAAACAGATGGAAAGAACAGACCTTAGCACCAGGAGCTGTGATGGTGCTGaaggcagtatttcaggctaattcagctcactgccaggagttcgatcctcaccggctcaagattgactcagccttccatccttctgaggttggtaaaatgaggacccagattgttgggggcaatatgctgactctataaacttcttggacagggctgtaaaagcactgtgaagaggtatatgagtctaagtgctattgctatattcaatGTTATATTTGGCTACCATCTATTTTCTGTTTTAGATATTTATAGTACTGCATGAGAAATCATTTTCTATCTTTCATCCACAAATTCAAGATAttgtcaattttttatttttgcctttgggtttttgtgtgtgtgtgtgggggcggGGGAAGAGAATGTTCTAGCATATTATAAGAAGCAATTCTGTTATTGTGCATGCTTCAATACACACGTTGTCAGTGGTTTCAACATTGAAAATACAGTACTTGAAGTTAAAGCGGACTCTATCCAGAGATATTATGAGGAACATGAGCAACTGGTTTCTTCTAATTAGTATAATCTGAACTATGCTCATGTAAAAAGTTTGGTTAGCTGGGCTGTGGGCAGTATTCCAATTTTTACTCTTAGTTTTTTCTTGCTATTGAGTCTCAGTTTGCTTCTGATTTTTGCATGGATAACAACCTAGGTTCCATATCCCAATTCATTGCCATGGCTTCTTGAGcatctgttatgtatctttaaatgttttggcgggaaacaagcacgttgctgattggttgaagccgccggttaaacagtatataaggagaggtttttccccagccaggttgctgggttcaccctatattaaagagctgttgtcactaccctggtctccagcctcgttacttcccgaacttaacactggcgacgaaggtgggatctcgaggctaaggagcaccagaaccgagctgaagcacggaagaaccaaacccagcaaacccagggcagaaacgcggagatggccagttacactccgcccgcgccgtttgacccagccagagagaaatggggaacgtacatgacccgtttcgaaagcttcctagaagcaaacgaactgcaaggagttccagacaaccgcaaaagggcatacttcttgagccactgcggtcccgaggtcatcgacatcgcggaagccctggcagagccaacgccggtacaatcggtatcgtggcaaactctgcaaaccctgctaaaaaaccatttcgcgccaacgccgtccaaatacgtgcggcgttttgaatttggagagcgccgacagcgagagggcgaaaccatcggcgactacatggccgccctgcggaaagcctccaaagactgtgggtaccgagacctagacgaggcgctgctggagcaactcatccgtggggtcagagacatgcgtttgcggaggcgactgctatcgaaaagcaatctaacgctggcaaacgccctggacgaagccagagcgcatgaaatgtccacccaagcggcggagaccctgcaacagccactcacaccgaaggcgagcacaaaatcaaccccggtgcaccaagaagagatccagaccgaatccgacggtgaggatgaggaaggggtttgtcgaaccgagaaacgcggcaaagaagaccgggacgaatgcggaagttgcggaggtcaacaccagcgccaacactgcaagttcaaggacgctacatgtcggcggtgtgagaagaaggggcacctagctcaagtctgtcgagctccccaaccttcccgccgaaaattcaaatcggccaatcagagcgcgggatcggcaaggcgacccgtgagtggctcaaacaaaaaaggcgcgaactcaaatcaaacgacggtgatcataggccgcgccacaacccgggtggagaagaagatcttcaccaagccaaaaatagaaggagtgccgtgccgactagaagtggacaccgggtcagcagtcaccatcatgtcctgggacactttggcgaaagcgttgccatcagtcgcaaagcgccacctgcaaacacaacggctacgagtccacgactaccaagggaatcgcatccctgttcgagggaccacctctgtccgagtcgagtacggaccacacaagaagaccctgcccatcacgatcgtcgaagggaccctgcctagtttgttgggactagactggttccgtgcattgggcatgggagtgactggcatctacagaagtgactgtaacctaaaagacatactcatgaacgagttcgaagatgtcttcaaggactgcctgggcaagtacaaggggacccctatttccttcaacttagacccccaggtagcccccattaggttaaaggcaaggagagtcccttttgccctgaaacctaagattgacaaggagatagataagctcataaatcaggggattctggtgccagtcgatcacgcaaagtgggagacaccaatcgtcaccccagtcaaaccagatgggtcagttagaatctgcgctgactacaaggcgacgttaaacaaagccttacagaaaagcgcttacccggttcccgtggtgcaacacttgctgcactcgttggggcaagggcaagtctttgcaaagttagacttggctcaagcctatcaacaactgcccgtagacgccaacacagccgaagcccaaacgattgtaactcacagaggtgctttcaagtgtaccagattacaatttggggtgagtgtggcaccggggctgttccaaaatttaatggaacgacttctgcaagggctcccaggggtagtcccctacttcgatgatgtattgatatcagcgaaaatttaggggaattgggggagcgtttgagaaaagttctgggcattttccggtcagccggactaaaggttaaagtgaacaaatgccagataggggtagaatccgtcgagttcttgggctacagaatagacaagaaaggaattcaccccactgagagcaaagtcaaggcaataagaaaggctccagcgcccaaaaacaaaacagagctacaggcattcctggggctagtgaatttttacggtcttttaaaaacaaggcgaccgtgattggctcaaacaaaaaggcgcgaactcaatcaaacgacggtgatcataggcgcgccacaacccggtggagaagaagatcttcaccaagccaaaatagaaggagtgccgtgccgactagaagtggacaccgggtcagcgatcaccatcatgtcctgggacactttggcgaaagcgttgccatcagtcgcagcgccacctgcaaacacaacggctacgagtccacgactaccaagggaatcgcatccctgttcgaggaccacctctgtccgagtcgagcacggaccacacaagaagaccctgcccatcacgatcgtcgaagggaccctgcctagtttgttgggactagactggttccgtgcattgggcatgggagtgactggcatctacagaagtgactgtaacctaaagacatactcatgaacgagttcaag
It encodes the following:
- the LOC131187528 gene encoding uncharacterized protein LOC131187528 codes for the protein MASYTPPAPFDPAREKWGTYMTRFESFLEANELQGVPDNRKRAYFLSHCGPEVIDIAEALAEPTPVQSVSWQTLQTLLKNHFAPTPSKYVRRFEFGERRQREGETIGDYMAALRKASKDCGYRDLDEALLEQLIRGVRDMRLRRRLLSKSNLTLANALDEARAHEMSTQAAETLQQPLTPKASTKSTPVHQEEIQTESDGEDEEGVCRTEKRGKEDRDECGSCGGQHQRQHCKFKDATCRRCEKKGHLAQVCRAPQPSRRKFKSANQSAGSA
- the LOC131187530 gene encoding uncharacterized protein K02A2.6-like; the encoded protein is MSWDTLAKALPSVAKRHLQTQRLRVHDYQGNRIPVRGTTSVRVEYGPHKKTLPITIVEGTLPSLLGLDWFRALGMGVTGIYRSDCNLKDILMNEFEDVFKDCLGKYKGTPISFNLDPQVAPIRLKARRVPFALKPKIDKEIDKLINQGILVPVDHAKWETPIVTPVKPDGSVRICADYKATLNKALQKSAYPVPVVQHLLHSLGQGQVFAKLDLAQAYQQLPVDANTAEAQTIVTHRGAFKCTRLQFGVSVAPGLFQNLMERLLQGLPGVV